Proteins encoded in a region of the Triticum dicoccoides isolate Atlit2015 ecotype Zavitan chromosome 3A, WEW_v2.0, whole genome shotgun sequence genome:
- the LOC119269939 gene encoding zinc finger CCCH domain-containing protein 44-like isoform X6: protein MGRWGMKLGDMAEFQCFVCKDAGDVRVCDSRNCLKSYHPCCVGKEDDFIDSSEQYVCDWHKCAKCGSDALYLCLCCPSSSTCGDCFGKIDFIPVKQSNEFSMGFCRSCFNMAVATEKDDREEAKVAFGGTPENYEILFKDYWSVLNDKERFTLLDLQIASIRHKRSLQCKEGNDSNEYHKTDGKPLGDNDGAGPSSLLDTMDKPNEVQATLKRKKLEKKTYVGWASKELTEFLSCIGKNTSTPLDHFKVAEVVREYVRQKNLHLHDKKKKSVMCDENLHSLFNKKKIKYNMIHSLVETHLSANAISEDESDGSVDDTGYTVKKKPRNSLEPKIPKSVSGIDPIIPKSVSGTNKNCLAALNPNNLNLIYLRRTLVVKLLTELDTFEQKVIGCLVRVKNDLKSYTYMMTKKYYQIGLVTGIKKSSEEYKIKNTFTDVLLCVSGMWDDVKISMLSEEDFEEDECNDLLKSAKKELFKRPTVAELEEKAASVHADIVNHWFDKELRKLEMELERAREKGWRQDIHDISCQKMLLSTPEERQRRLEATPEVIPDAEGESKETGIESAVNIPFQGNRGERQQRLEVIPEVIPDAEEGSKETEIESAARSPFQGSRGVIQTVVDPLEVGIDESLEGASLRHDAACEVVFEAAGKALCNGGTPGPGLHTQLNKAAGKALCNGGTPGPGLHTQLNTAAGKTLCNGGTPVPGLHTPLNAVTGVIDIDNEDDGNGPSHHTGGDKEYVIDLVSDDDEDVHMEQRERERAKCDGPVAVNGIAAHAHDGPEAVNGVTVPTVHASNDLDGNTGPACSTSQAMVRDPVTVNGTGKSDQGWMYIDPQGREHGPYPMAQMREWQQSGYFPEGFRVWRAGRSRRGRASMLLIDAMRLH, encoded by the exons ATGGGCCGGTGGGGGATGAAGCTCGGCGACATGGCCGAGTTCCAGTGCTTCGTCTGCAAGGACGCCGGCGACGTCCGCGTCTGCGACTCCAG GAACTGCCTCAAGAGCTACCACCCGTGCTGCGTGGGGAAGGAGGACGACTTCATTGATTCCAGTGAGCAATACGTTTGTG ATTGGCACAAATGTGCTAAATGCGGAAGTGATGCACTCTATTTATGCTTGTGCTGTCCAAGTTCCTCTACTTGTGGAGACTGCTTTGGAAAAAttgatttcatcccagtgaagcagAGCAACGAATTCAGCATGGGATTCTGCCGCAGCTGTTTTAATATGGCAGTAGCGACTGAGAAAGATGACCGTGAAGAG GCAAAGGTTGCTTTCGGAGGTACCCCGGAGAACTATGAAATATTGTTTAAAGATTACTGGTCAGTACTTAATGACAAGGAGCGTTTTACATTGCTCGACTTGCAAATCGCAAGTATTCGTCATAAAAGAAGCCTACAGTGTAAAGAAGGGAATGATTCGAATGAGTATCACAAGACAGATGGAAAGCCATTGGGTGACAATGATGGTGCTGGGCCATCATCTCTTCTTGACACAATGGACAAACCAAATGAAGTGCAAGCTACTCTGAAGAGAAAGAAGCTGGAGAAGAAAACATATGTTGGGTGGGCTTCAAAAGAGCTAACAGAATTCCTATCATGTATTGGTAAGAATACAAGCACGCCTCTTGACCATTTCAAAGTTGCTGAAGTTGTTAGGGAGTATGTTCGACAGAAAAATCTACATCTACATGATAAGAAGAAGAAATCTGTCATGTGTGATGAGAACCTGCATTCTTTATTTAACAAAAAGAAAATTAAGTACAACATGATCCATAGCCTGGTGGAAACGCATCTTTCTGCAAATGCAATTTCAGAGGATGAAAGTGATGGATCTGTGGATGATACTGGTTACACGGTGAAAAAGAAGCCTCGGAATAGTTTGGAGCCAAAAATTCCTAAGAGTGTTTCAGGAATAGACCCAATAATTCCTAAGAGTGTTTCAGGAACAAACAAGAATTGTCTTGCCGCTCTCAATCCGAATAACCTGAATCTGATTTATCTGAGAAGAACCTTAGTTGTAAAACTTCTGACTGAGCTAGACACATTTGAACAGAAGGTTATTGGTTGTTTGGTCAGAGTGAAGAATGATCTCAAGAGTTATACTTATATGATGACTAAGAAATATTACCAGATTGGACTAGTTACAG GCATTAAGAAATCTTCAGAAGAATACAAGATTAAGAATACATTTACAGATGTTCTTTTATGTGTTTCCGGTATGTGGGATGATGTCAAGATCTCGATGCTATCAGAAGAGGACTTTGAGGAG GATGAGTGCAATGATCTTCTGAAGTCGGCCAAGAAAGAGCTCTTCAAAAGGCCTACTGTT GCTGAGTTAGAGGAAAAAGCGGCAAGTGTACATGCAGACATAGTAAATCAT TGGTTTGATAAGGAGCTTCGAAAATTGGAAATGGAGTTGGAACGAGCGCGTGAGAAGGGGTGGCGTCAGGA TATCCATGACATAAGTTGTCAGAAAATGCTTCTAAGCACACCAGAAGAAAGACAGCGCCGTCTTGAGGCGACCCCGGAAGTTATTCCAGATGCTGAAGGGGAGAGTAAAGAAACCGGGATTGAATCAGCAGTGAACATTCCTTTTCAAGGGAATCGAG GAGAAAGACAGCAACGTCTTGAGGTGATCCCCGAAGTTATTCCAGATGCAGAAGAAGGGAGTAAAGAAACTGAGATTGAATCAGCAGCAAGGAGCCCTTTTCAAGGGAGTCGAG GTGTGATACAGACAGTAGTTGACCCTTTGGAAGTTGGTATAGATGAATCACTAGAAG GTGCATCTCTGCGACATGACGCTGCCTGTGAAGTTGTTTTTGAAG CTGCCGGCAAAGCCCTCTGTAATGGTGGCACTCCTGGTCCTGGATTGCACACTCAACTGAACAAAG CTGCCGGCAAAGCCCTCTGTAATGGTGGCACTCCTGGTCCTGGATTGCACACTCAATTGAACACAG CTGCCGGCAAAACCCTCTGTAATGGTGGCACTCCTGTTCCTGGATTGCACACTCCATTGAACGCAG TTACTGGAGTCATTGATATCGACAACGAGGATGATGGAAATGGTCCTAGTCATCACACTGGTGGTGACAAGGAATATGTCATCGATCTggtcagtgatgacgacgaggatgttcACATGGAGCAGCGTGAGCGAGAACGGGCAAAATGTGATGGACCAGTAGCCGTTAATGGGATCGCTGCGCATGCACATGATGGACCGGAAGCTGTCAATGGGGTCACCGTACCTACAGTCCATGCTTCCAATGATCTGGATGGAAACACGGGGCCTGCATGCAGTACGTCACAAGCCATGGTGCGTGATCCTGTAACTGTGAATGGGACAGGCAAGTCAGATCAAGGGTGGATGTACATAGATCCTCAGGGGCGAGAGCATGGGCCATACCCAATGGCTCAAATGCGGGAGTGGCAGCAAAGTGGGTACTTCCCTGAGGGCTTCCGCGTGTGGAGAGCAGGGAGATCAAGGCGGGGGAGAGCCTCCATGTTGCTGATAGATGCCATGCGGCTGCATTAG
- the LOC119269939 gene encoding zinc finger CCCH domain-containing protein 44-like isoform X5 — MGRWGMKLGDMAEFQCFVCKDAGDVRVCDSRNCLKSYHPCCVGKEDDFIDSSEQYVCDWHKCAKCGSDALYLCLCCPSSSTCGDCFGKIDFIPVKQSNEFSMGFCRSCFNMAVATEKDDREEAKVAFGGTPENYEILFKDYWSVLNDKERFTLLDLQIASIRHKRSLQCKEGNDSNEYHKTDGKPLGDNDGAGPSSLLDTMDKPNEVQATLKRKKLEKKTYVGWASKELTEFLSCIGKNTSTPLDHFKVAEVVREYVRQKNLHLHDKKKKSVMCDENLHSLFNKKKIKYNMIHSLVETHLSANAISEDESDGSVDDTGYTVKKKPRNSLEPKIPKSVSGIDPIIPKSVSGTNKNCLAALNPNNLNLIYLRRTLVVKLLTELDTFEQKVIGCLVRVKNDLKSYTYMMTKKYYQIGLVTGIKKSSEEYKIKNTFTDVLLCVSGMWDDVKISMLSEEDFEEDECNDLLKSAKKELFKRPTVAELEEKAASVHADIVNHWFDKELRKLEMELERAREKGWRQDIHDISCQKMLLSTPEERQRRLEATPEVIPDAEGESKETGIESAVNIPFQGNRAGERQQRLEVIPEVIPDAEEGSKETEIESAARSPFQGSRGVIQTVVDPLEVGIDESLEGASLRHDAACEVVFEAAGKALCNGGTPGPGLHTQLNKAAGKALCSGGTPGPGLHTPLNTAAGKALCNGGTPGPGLHTQLNTAAGKTLCNGGTPVPGLHTPLNAGQILLLESLISTTRMMEMVLVITLVVTRNMSSIWSVMTTRMFTWSSVSENGQNVMDQ, encoded by the exons ATGGGCCGGTGGGGGATGAAGCTCGGCGACATGGCCGAGTTCCAGTGCTTCGTCTGCAAGGACGCCGGCGACGTCCGCGTCTGCGACTCCAG GAACTGCCTCAAGAGCTACCACCCGTGCTGCGTGGGGAAGGAGGACGACTTCATTGATTCCAGTGAGCAATACGTTTGTG ATTGGCACAAATGTGCTAAATGCGGAAGTGATGCACTCTATTTATGCTTGTGCTGTCCAAGTTCCTCTACTTGTGGAGACTGCTTTGGAAAAAttgatttcatcccagtgaagcagAGCAACGAATTCAGCATGGGATTCTGCCGCAGCTGTTTTAATATGGCAGTAGCGACTGAGAAAGATGACCGTGAAGAG GCAAAGGTTGCTTTCGGAGGTACCCCGGAGAACTATGAAATATTGTTTAAAGATTACTGGTCAGTACTTAATGACAAGGAGCGTTTTACATTGCTCGACTTGCAAATCGCAAGTATTCGTCATAAAAGAAGCCTACAGTGTAAAGAAGGGAATGATTCGAATGAGTATCACAAGACAGATGGAAAGCCATTGGGTGACAATGATGGTGCTGGGCCATCATCTCTTCTTGACACAATGGACAAACCAAATGAAGTGCAAGCTACTCTGAAGAGAAAGAAGCTGGAGAAGAAAACATATGTTGGGTGGGCTTCAAAAGAGCTAACAGAATTCCTATCATGTATTGGTAAGAATACAAGCACGCCTCTTGACCATTTCAAAGTTGCTGAAGTTGTTAGGGAGTATGTTCGACAGAAAAATCTACATCTACATGATAAGAAGAAGAAATCTGTCATGTGTGATGAGAACCTGCATTCTTTATTTAACAAAAAGAAAATTAAGTACAACATGATCCATAGCCTGGTGGAAACGCATCTTTCTGCAAATGCAATTTCAGAGGATGAAAGTGATGGATCTGTGGATGATACTGGTTACACGGTGAAAAAGAAGCCTCGGAATAGTTTGGAGCCAAAAATTCCTAAGAGTGTTTCAGGAATAGACCCAATAATTCCTAAGAGTGTTTCAGGAACAAACAAGAATTGTCTTGCCGCTCTCAATCCGAATAACCTGAATCTGATTTATCTGAGAAGAACCTTAGTTGTAAAACTTCTGACTGAGCTAGACACATTTGAACAGAAGGTTATTGGTTGTTTGGTCAGAGTGAAGAATGATCTCAAGAGTTATACTTATATGATGACTAAGAAATATTACCAGATTGGACTAGTTACAG GCATTAAGAAATCTTCAGAAGAATACAAGATTAAGAATACATTTACAGATGTTCTTTTATGTGTTTCCGGTATGTGGGATGATGTCAAGATCTCGATGCTATCAGAAGAGGACTTTGAGGAG GATGAGTGCAATGATCTTCTGAAGTCGGCCAAGAAAGAGCTCTTCAAAAGGCCTACTGTT GCTGAGTTAGAGGAAAAAGCGGCAAGTGTACATGCAGACATAGTAAATCAT TGGTTTGATAAGGAGCTTCGAAAATTGGAAATGGAGTTGGAACGAGCGCGTGAGAAGGGGTGGCGTCAGGA TATCCATGACATAAGTTGTCAGAAAATGCTTCTAAGCACACCAGAAGAAAGACAGCGCCGTCTTGAGGCGACCCCGGAAGTTATTCCAGATGCTGAAGGGGAGAGTAAAGAAACCGGGATTGAATCAGCAGTGAACATTCCTTTTCAAGGGAATCGAG CAGGAGAAAGACAGCAACGTCTTGAGGTGATCCCCGAAGTTATTCCAGATGCAGAAGAAGGGAGTAAAGAAACTGAGATTGAATCAGCAGCAAGGAGCCCTTTTCAAGGGAGTCGAG GTGTGATACAGACAGTAGTTGACCCTTTGGAAGTTGGTATAGATGAATCACTAGAAG GTGCATCTCTGCGACATGACGCTGCCTGTGAAGTTGTTTTTGAAG CTGCCGGCAAAGCCCTCTGTAATGGTGGCACTCCTGGTCCTGGATTGCACACTCAACTGAACAAAG CTGCCGGCAAAGCCCTCTGTAGTGGTGGCACTCCTGGTCCTGGATTGCACACACCATTGAACACAG CTGCCGGCAAAGCCCTCTGTAATGGTGGCACTCCTGGTCCTGGATTGCACACTCAATTGAACACAG CTGCCGGCAAAACCCTCTGTAATGGTGGCACTCCTGTTCCTGGATTGCACACTCCATTGAACGCAGGTCAAATtttg TTACTGGAGTCATTGATATCGACAACGAGGATGATGGAAATGGTCCTAGTCATCACACTGGTGGTGACAAGGAATATGTCATCGATCTggtcagtgatgacgacgaggatgttcACATGGAGCAGCGTGAGCGAGAACGGGCAAAATGTGATGGACCAGTAG